A region of Paenibacillus sp. JNUCC-31 DNA encodes the following proteins:
- the nikA gene encoding nickel ABC transporter substrate-binding protein, producing the protein MHTSRKVYTLALLISILLVLSACTGTEAGNAEQTSKASNAELVFASTKDIRDINPHLYAGEMPAQNMVFESLIINTPEGIKPALAEKWDISEDGTTYTFYLHKDVQFSDGEAFNAEAVKLNIDAVLENVEKNSWLNLVAEIKETKVIDDSTFQIVLKDPYYPTLEELGLTRPFRFISPKSFVDGTTANGVSSYAGTGPYILTEHKQDQYATFTVNENYWGDKPQIQTIKWKVMPDHQTILLALEKGEVDLLFGSDGDMVDNESFKVLTDQGKYSTVISHPVGSRAIVLNTNRSATREPQVREALMYAIHKQIIADGILNGTEQVADTLLSTSVPYADVGLEGVQYDMNKASDLLTAAGWIAGSDGYRYKDGNKLELTIYYNSDNAQERTISESMQNDLKQVGIALNIVGEEKQAYLDRQKTGEFDLMYSLSWGLPYDPQTYVSSWRVPSHADYQAQLGLEKKEWLDHMITDLMVEQNEEQREQMYKEILTYIHQENVYIPLTYSVTKAVHIKALQGVGFNVSQYEIPFEKMYFEE; encoded by the coding sequence ATGCATACATCACGCAAGGTTTACACACTGGCTTTATTGATTTCGATTCTGCTTGTATTATCGGCATGCACCGGGACAGAAGCAGGAAACGCAGAGCAAACCTCCAAAGCATCCAACGCCGAGTTGGTCTTTGCCAGCACGAAGGATATCAGAGATATTAATCCTCATCTATACGCGGGAGAGATGCCGGCACAGAATATGGTATTCGAATCTCTTATAATCAATACGCCAGAAGGCATTAAGCCTGCACTCGCGGAGAAATGGGATATATCAGAAGATGGCACAACGTATACCTTCTATTTACATAAAGATGTTCAATTTTCGGATGGAGAGGCATTTAATGCCGAAGCCGTGAAGCTGAATATCGATGCAGTACTGGAGAATGTCGAGAAGAACTCATGGCTGAATCTGGTCGCTGAGATCAAGGAGACGAAGGTGATTGATGACTCCACGTTCCAGATTGTGTTGAAAGACCCGTATTACCCGACACTGGAGGAATTGGGGTTAACACGTCCGTTTCGCTTCATCTCACCGAAAAGCTTTGTTGACGGTACAACTGCGAATGGAGTTAGCAGCTATGCCGGAACAGGGCCATACATTTTAACAGAGCACAAGCAGGACCAGTACGCGACATTTACGGTCAATGAAAATTACTGGGGAGACAAACCGCAGATCCAAACGATTAAGTGGAAAGTCATGCCTGACCATCAAACGATTCTGCTTGCCCTGGAAAAGGGAGAAGTAGACCTGTTATTCGGTTCGGACGGTGACATGGTAGATAATGAATCGTTCAAAGTGTTGACGGATCAGGGGAAATACAGCACGGTCATCAGTCATCCGGTTGGCTCACGCGCGATCGTTCTTAATACGAACCGTTCAGCAACTCGCGAGCCCCAAGTGCGTGAAGCACTGATGTATGCCATTCATAAACAAATCATCGCGGATGGCATTCTAAACGGGACGGAACAAGTGGCGGATACGCTGCTCTCTACCTCGGTTCCATACGCTGATGTGGGCCTTGAGGGGGTTCAATATGACATGAATAAAGCTAGTGATCTGCTTACGGCGGCTGGCTGGATTGCAGGCTCGGATGGCTATCGTTACAAAGACGGGAACAAGCTTGAACTAACAATCTATTACAACTCCGATAACGCGCAGGAGCGAACCATTAGTGAATCCATGCAAAATGATCTGAAGCAGGTTGGCATCGCTTTAAACATTGTTGGAGAAGAAAAGCAGGCCTATCTGGATCGTCAGAAAACGGGTGAATTCGATCTGATGTATTCCCTTTCCTGGGGATTGCCATATGATCCGCAAACGTATGTCTCTTCATGGAGGGTGCCCTCCCACGCCGATTATCAAGCCCAATTGGGGCTGGAGAAAAAAGAGTGGCTGGATCATATGATCACGGACCTGATGGTTGAGCAGAATGAGGAACAGCGCGAGCAAATGTACAAAGAGATTTTAACGTATATTCATCAAGAAAATGTATATATTCCATTGACCTATTCCGTTACCAAAGCCGTTCATATTAAGGCGCTGCAGGGTGTCGGCTTTAACGTTTCGCAATACGAAATTCCGTTTGAGAAGATGTACTTCGAAGAGTAA
- the ssuE gene encoding NADPH-dependent FMN reductase, which translates to MSHVVIIAGAPSKRSRLTGLTDYSSNKLKEAGITVEVIHVADLPAEDLVQARFDSSIIRDALAVVEAADAVIVATPVYKASYSGVLKLFLDLIPQEGLRGKLSLPLVIGGSIAHLLAIDYALKPVLAALGGRHILGGVYAVDQGIDRLDDGKYVISADITARLDRSLEELILTLEKNGFTIS; encoded by the coding sequence ATGTCACATGTCGTTATTATTGCCGGAGCGCCTTCCAAACGTTCGCGTCTGACAGGCCTTACCGATTACAGCAGCAATAAATTAAAAGAGGCAGGCATTACCGTTGAGGTGATTCATGTGGCTGACCTGCCAGCGGAAGATCTGGTGCAAGCCCGATTCGATAGCTCAATCATTCGGGATGCACTCGCTGTCGTTGAAGCTGCGGACGCCGTCATTGTGGCGACTCCGGTATACAAAGCATCGTACTCAGGTGTGCTGAAGCTGTTCCTGGATCTGATTCCACAAGAAGGACTGCGGGGCAAACTGTCTCTTCCACTCGTCATCGGAGGCTCGATCGCCCATCTGCTCGCCATCGATTATGCATTGAAGCCTGTTCTGGCAGCACTTGGCGGCAGACATATTCTCGGCGGGGTATATGCGGTTGATCAGGGAATTGATCGACTCGATGACGGGAAATACGTAATTTCGGCGGATATCACTGCACGATTGGATCGTTCTCTGGAAGAATTGATATTGACGCTGGAAAAGAATGGGTTTACGATATCATAA
- a CDS encoding ABC transporter substrate-binding protein, which translates to MNRSISWMKYMALAAGLVLVLSGCGAAGNSSSAVQASGGEQTGQAEGGNLTYALATSPDTLDPHRSGLAVTVRAIRTIYDNLVVQLPDGSIKPWLAKEWSVSADGKSYTFKLREDVKFHDGTPFNAEAVKFNLDRVIDPATKAANSLALIRPYTSSDVIDEYTIKVNLEQPSQAFLGNLSQALLGIVSPAAAKKYGDQLGKNPVGTGPYTFVKWDENADIVVAKNKDYNWAPETVENKGAPHIDTITFKIVPEEATRIGSVQSKQVLAAETVPPQNIAALKSDPNQQLLQANTVGLPYTLFFNLRKAPWDDVKVRQAVQSAVDVESIVKTLYLGNYERAWSALSPGILGYDASLEGSIHPDINKANQLLDEQGWVKGADGIREKDGQKLTLRYVDGSPNREKRNDIAAIIQQQLKQVGIAVEVEITKDIATVIYQNWDYDLYGNSQVNSDPNALFAFYHTSAEGERPTLSGLSDPKIDKLLEQGAVETDPDKRVDIYNHIQQYLIEQAVILPIYVFPYTVAASKSVEGIKFDSLGYPLFNDVRIQP; encoded by the coding sequence ATGAACAGGTCTATCTCATGGATGAAATATATGGCATTGGCGGCAGGATTGGTGCTGGTATTATCCGGTTGCGGAGCGGCAGGTAACTCGAGCAGTGCAGTTCAGGCTTCCGGTGGGGAGCAGACGGGGCAAGCAGAAGGTGGGAATTTAACCTATGCACTCGCCACATCACCGGATACGCTGGACCCGCATCGAAGTGGTCTTGCCGTCACCGTACGTGCGATCCGGACGATCTATGACAATCTGGTGGTACAGCTGCCGGATGGTTCCATTAAACCTTGGCTCGCCAAGGAGTGGAGTGTATCGGCAGATGGCAAAAGCTATACGTTCAAGCTGCGTGAAGATGTGAAGTTCCATGATGGGACACCATTTAACGCGGAAGCCGTGAAGTTCAATCTGGATCGGGTGATCGATCCGGCCACCAAAGCCGCTAATTCCCTTGCCCTGATCAGACCTTATACCTCCTCAGATGTCATTGATGAATACACCATAAAGGTGAATCTGGAACAGCCTTCGCAAGCCTTTCTCGGCAACTTGAGTCAGGCCCTGCTAGGGATCGTGTCTCCTGCAGCCGCCAAGAAATACGGTGATCAGTTGGGTAAAAATCCGGTGGGCACTGGCCCGTATACCTTCGTGAAATGGGATGAAAATGCGGATATCGTTGTCGCCAAAAACAAGGATTACAACTGGGCTCCGGAAACGGTTGAAAATAAAGGTGCCCCTCATATCGATACGATTACGTTCAAAATTGTACCGGAAGAAGCAACGCGCATCGGCAGTGTACAGAGTAAGCAGGTACTTGCGGCAGAAACCGTTCCACCGCAAAATATTGCTGCACTGAAGAGTGATCCAAACCAGCAATTGCTGCAGGCCAATACGGTCGGATTGCCGTATACCCTCTTTTTCAATCTGCGCAAAGCGCCTTGGGATGATGTGAAAGTCAGACAGGCGGTTCAATCTGCTGTAGATGTGGAATCCATCGTTAAGACATTGTATCTGGGTAACTACGAACGAGCGTGGTCTGCACTGTCTCCAGGAATCCTCGGTTATGATGCCTCCCTGGAAGGAAGTATCCATCCGGATATCAACAAGGCCAATCAGCTGCTTGATGAGCAGGGCTGGGTCAAGGGAGCAGATGGCATCCGTGAAAAAGATGGTCAGAAGCTGACCTTGCGTTATGTGGACGGTTCGCCGAACCGGGAGAAGCGCAATGACATTGCTGCGATTATCCAGCAGCAGCTCAAACAGGTGGGCATAGCGGTTGAAGTTGAAATTACGAAGGACATTGCTACGGTCATCTATCAGAACTGGGATTATGATCTCTATGGCAACAGCCAGGTCAACTCCGATCCAAATGCACTTTTCGCTTTCTATCATACGAGTGCAGAGGGTGAACGTCCGACATTATCAGGTCTGTCCGATCCGAAGATCGATAAACTGCTGGAGCAAGGAGCGGTGGAGACTGATCCGGATAAACGCGTGGATATCTATAATCACATTCAGCAATATTTGATCGAGCAGGCTGTAATTCTACCGATCTATGTGTTCCCTTATACGGTGGCTGCATCCAAATCGGTGGAGGGTATCAAGTTTGATTCACTCGGGTATCCGTTGTTCAATGATGTTCGGATTCAGCCATAA
- a CDS encoding LysR family transcriptional regulator, with protein sequence MNIENIEAFVYINHYGSFNKAAEVLFLSQPSVTARIQSLERELGCKLFDRLGKQIVLTEEGRKFLPYAQQVLQVIQKGRQKIQQRRTTPDALRLGSTVSVSNYVIPDFLPKIKEAYPEVSMKLTTATTDQLVAKLLNQEIDLAFVRKVMHPAIRTVAFYEDPIQLYVYKGHPFIERGHVSMEAIRNERLVFFECGSLDWLRIHRAFDSLEHPPDITYHVDHSETAKKLVMQGAGIAFLPGLTVQKEVREQELFPIQVHEVAGVSLQISVVTLKEEHSPFAEPFGELLRQL encoded by the coding sequence ATGAATATTGAGAACATTGAAGCATTTGTATACATCAATCATTACGGAAGCTTCAATAAGGCTGCCGAGGTACTCTTTTTGTCCCAACCTTCTGTCACCGCTCGTATTCAGTCCCTTGAACGTGAACTCGGATGCAAATTGTTTGACCGTCTTGGCAAACAGATTGTGCTCACGGAAGAAGGAAGAAAATTCCTTCCCTACGCCCAGCAAGTGCTGCAAGTGATTCAGAAGGGCAGACAGAAGATCCAGCAACGCCGTACGACGCCCGATGCACTGCGACTCGGCAGTACGGTATCCGTATCCAATTATGTCATTCCGGACTTTCTGCCCAAAATCAAGGAAGCTTATCCCGAAGTCAGCATGAAGCTGACGACAGCAACGACAGATCAATTGGTCGCCAAGCTGCTGAATCAGGAGATCGATCTGGCGTTTGTACGCAAGGTCATGCACCCGGCGATTCGTACGGTTGCCTTTTATGAAGATCCCATTCAGCTTTACGTTTACAAAGGACACCCGTTTATCGAACGCGGGCATGTCAGTATGGAAGCCATCCGGAATGAGCGGCTTGTCTTTTTCGAATGTGGTTCACTGGACTGGCTGCGCATTCATCGGGCCTTTGACTCGCTGGAACATCCACCGGATATTACATATCATGTCGATCATTCGGAAACGGCGAAGAAACTGGTTATGCAGGGGGCAGGCATCGCATTTCTGCCTGGATTAACAGTACAGAAGGAAGTACGGGAGCAGGAGCTGTTCCCCATTCAGGTGCACGAGGTTGCAGGTGTATCGTTGCAGATCAGCGTCGTTACGTTAAAAGAGGAACACTCGCCTTTTGCAGAGCCTTTCGGGGAACTGCTGCGGCAGCTATAG
- a CDS encoding LLM class flavin-dependent oxidoreductase, which yields MGIRVGILDQTPIYEGESPIDAFRHTIELVQRAEQLGFHRFWVSEHHDSGHVAGSSPEVLISHLLAHTERIRLGSGGVMLQHYSPYKVAENFNVLSALGPGRIDLGIGRAPGGLPRSTQALQQGIQEAASLKDKINQVKQFIHNEPHEDETHPLAGLSAAPVSEIPAELYVLGASIDSAGMAAELGLPYVFSLFINSNTEVALEALRIYREQFDRSHGREPYAILALSLIVAESTEEAEGLASEHMLVKIHLENGKILTVGSVEQAEEFGRQSNEKYRIEILEPSVTRGTKETVGPALAKFQQDFAVDELMVTTATRDFTKRIRSFELLREALNEQGLGEFTNDSTPAQAVIS from the coding sequence ATGGGTATTCGTGTTGGCATATTGGATCAAACCCCGATCTACGAAGGGGAGTCGCCGATTGATGCGTTTCGGCATACGATTGAATTGGTACAGCGAGCTGAACAGCTTGGATTTCATCGGTTCTGGGTATCGGAACATCATGATTCAGGCCATGTTGCCGGCTCCTCACCCGAAGTGCTCATTTCCCACTTGCTGGCGCATACGGAGCGGATACGTCTCGGTTCTGGCGGGGTGATGCTCCAACATTATAGTCCTTACAAAGTGGCCGAGAACTTCAATGTGCTCTCTGCGCTTGGCCCGGGAAGAATCGATCTGGGTATTGGACGTGCGCCGGGGGGATTGCCCCGTTCCACACAGGCACTACAGCAAGGAATTCAGGAGGCCGCTTCACTGAAGGATAAAATCAATCAGGTGAAGCAGTTCATTCATAATGAACCACATGAAGATGAAACACATCCTTTGGCCGGTTTGAGCGCTGCACCGGTATCCGAGATCCCCGCCGAGCTATACGTGCTTGGGGCAAGTATCGACAGTGCAGGCATGGCGGCAGAATTGGGGTTGCCTTATGTATTTTCGTTGTTTATTAATAGCAATACGGAGGTGGCTCTGGAGGCTCTGCGTATTTACCGGGAACAATTCGACCGTTCACATGGGCGGGAGCCGTATGCCATCCTCGCCCTGTCGTTAATTGTGGCGGAGAGTACGGAAGAAGCCGAAGGGCTGGCAAGTGAACATATGCTGGTCAAGATCCATCTGGAGAATGGCAAGATATTGACGGTTGGTTCCGTGGAGCAGGCGGAAGAATTCGGACGGCAGTCGAACGAGAAGTATCGGATCGAGATTCTGGAGCCAAGTGTGACGAGAGGTACGAAGGAAACGGTCGGTCCAGCTCTGGCGAAGTTCCAGCAGGATTTTGCTGTGGATGAACTGATGGTCACCACAGCCACACGTGATTTTACCAAGCGCATTCGTTCATTTGAATTGCTGCGTGAGGCTCTGAATGAGCAGGGACTGGGTGAATTCACGAATGATTCAACACCTGCACAAGCGGTAATCAGTTAG
- a CDS encoding ABC transporter permease: MSMKPLVGDKKGWIGRTGRLRLWSRRPLRHRVSFAVSRLFFYAALLIVVFTVTCAVVPGWIAPYDPTQMMTDAILQAPSAVHLFGTDYFGRDMFSVVVHGSRDSLLIGFASVLVGGLVGSALGIIAGYAGGILDTITMRAVDILMAVPGVLLALSVAAALGPGLLNIALAVAVSSIPGYARVMRGQVMSVKGLPFITATRSLGGSNARIFWKHVLPHSLSPLLVMATLGVGSSILTGSGLSFLGLGVLKEIPDWGALLSQGRGYLTVAWWICTFPGLAITMFVLAVNLIGDDIRDRLDPKVKGAA, translated from the coding sequence ATGAGCATGAAACCATTGGTGGGTGACAAAAAAGGCTGGATCGGCAGAACAGGGCGTTTACGCCTCTGGAGTCGCCGTCCTCTGCGTCACCGCGTCTCATTCGCGGTTTCCCGTTTATTCTTTTATGCAGCGTTGCTGATCGTGGTGTTTACCGTCACTTGTGCAGTCGTGCCGGGCTGGATTGCTCCTTATGACCCTACTCAGATGATGACGGATGCCATCCTGCAGGCTCCCTCTGCTGTGCACCTGTTTGGGACCGATTATTTTGGCAGGGATATGTTCAGTGTAGTTGTGCATGGCAGCAGGGATTCACTGCTGATTGGATTTGCCTCGGTGCTCGTAGGTGGACTTGTGGGCAGTGCCCTTGGCATTATTGCAGGCTATGCAGGAGGTATTTTGGACACTATCACCATGCGCGCCGTCGATATTCTGATGGCTGTTCCAGGCGTGTTACTGGCATTGTCCGTCGCGGCAGCGTTGGGGCCAGGACTGCTTAACATTGCACTGGCTGTTGCGGTATCCTCCATTCCGGGGTATGCACGGGTGATGCGTGGGCAGGTGATGTCCGTTAAAGGTTTGCCTTTTATTACAGCTACACGTTCGCTTGGGGGCTCCAATGCCCGTATTTTCTGGAAACATGTACTGCCTCATTCGTTGTCACCGTTGCTGGTGATGGCGACGCTCGGCGTGGGTAGCTCCATTCTGACAGGCTCCGGGCTCAGCTTTCTCGGACTTGGCGTGTTGAAGGAAATTCCGGACTGGGGAGCGCTGCTCTCGCAAGGAAGAGGTTATCTGACGGTGGCCTGGTGGATCTGTACCTTCCCGGGACTCGCAATTACCATGTTTGTACTGGCGGTTAATCTGATTGGAGACGATATTCGCGATCGGCTTGACCCCAAAGTAAAAGGAGCGGCTTGA
- a CDS encoding amidohydrolase has protein sequence MSSDLKQPEQADQEEQSRKLELDVGQDEEFAEHLTAIRRHLHRNPELSGEERETTEAIRGWLVEEGVRIADEYSLRTGLIAEIGQGDGPVVALRADIDALPIQEETKLEYASQVAGRMHACGHDAHTAILIGAARLLKQRESHLQGKVRLIFQPSEEKATGARQVIQSGALSEVQAVFGLHNKPDLQVGTVGIREGALLAAADGFVVKVEGIGTHAAVPEAGIDPIVVASHIVTALQAIVSRNVGAQESAVISVTKINSGTAWNVIPEEAILDGTVRTFDEKVRARIRERFNQVVAGVAAAYGTRATVRWIQGPPAVVNDASLAAAAEQVASEIGLNSIRPIPSPAGEDFSFYQKEVPGLFLFLGTSGPHEWHHPAFDVDERALPLGAHLLAALAEQALQKLQSDGR, from the coding sequence GTGAGCAGTGATCTGAAACAGCCTGAGCAGGCAGACCAAGAAGAACAGAGCCGCAAGCTTGAACTTGACGTTGGGCAGGATGAGGAATTCGCAGAACACTTAACGGCGATTCGGCGACATTTGCATCGTAACCCCGAGCTATCCGGTGAGGAACGGGAAACGACAGAGGCCATCCGAGGCTGGCTGGTGGAGGAAGGGGTACGGATTGCAGATGAATATTCACTGCGAACGGGCCTTATTGCTGAAATTGGGCAGGGTGATGGCCCGGTAGTGGCATTGCGCGCAGATATTGATGCGCTGCCGATCCAGGAAGAGACGAAGCTGGAGTATGCCTCTCAAGTCGCTGGCCGAATGCATGCCTGCGGCCATGATGCACACACCGCCATTCTGATCGGTGCTGCACGATTATTGAAACAGCGTGAGTCCCATCTTCAGGGCAAAGTTCGTTTGATATTCCAGCCATCGGAGGAGAAAGCGACGGGGGCCCGGCAGGTGATTCAGAGCGGAGCGCTATCCGAAGTTCAGGCTGTTTTTGGTTTGCATAACAAACCGGATTTGCAGGTCGGTACGGTAGGTATCCGTGAAGGAGCGCTGCTCGCAGCGGCAGATGGTTTTGTGGTCAAAGTGGAAGGTATAGGGACGCATGCGGCGGTGCCGGAAGCAGGTATTGACCCGATTGTGGTCGCTTCCCATATCGTGACTGCATTACAGGCCATCGTGAGTCGTAATGTCGGAGCACAGGAGAGCGCCGTGATCAGTGTGACCAAAATTAACAGCGGCACTGCCTGGAACGTCATTCCCGAAGAAGCCATCTTGGATGGCACCGTGCGTACCTTTGACGAGAAGGTGCGTGCCCGGATTCGCGAGCGGTTCAACCAGGTGGTTGCTGGTGTTGCAGCAGCCTACGGGACACGGGCTACCGTGCGCTGGATTCAGGGCCCCCCTGCCGTGGTCAATGATGCGTCATTGGCTGCTGCGGCGGAGCAGGTCGCGAGCGAGATTGGGCTGAACAGTATCCGACCGATACCTTCCCCGGCGGGCGAGGATTTTTCCTTTTATCAAAAGGAGGTTCCGGGTCTGTTCCTCTTTCTCGGAACGTCAGGACCGCATGAATGGCATCATCCTGCATTCGATGTGGACGAACGTGCGCTGCCGCTTGGCGCACACCTTCTGGCTGCGCTGGCTGAACAGGCATTGCAAAAGTTACAGTCAGATGGCAGATAA
- a CDS encoding ABC transporter permease, translating to MVQTILTRLATSLLVIFGASVLVYCIMYLLPGDPVLLMLDPSSATPEMIQNLRVQLGLDQPFYIQFAHYFGDMLRGDFGKSMINSDPVLPKILEHFPATLALTALSSIIAITIGITLGVLSAIHRNGVIDFIARLVGLFGISMPTFWTGILLILLFSVQLGWFPAMGSDGFSSLVLPAATLGIVGAGFIVRMVRNSMLEVVNEPFIVALRAKGLTERTIMYVHALRNALIPAVTVIGMLIGDLLAGTVVVETVFSRQGIGRIIADALMAKDLPVVQGVVFFTAIIYVVLNLLVDISYAYIDPRVRRAVRT from the coding sequence ATGGTTCAAACGATACTGACAAGACTTGCTACATCGCTTCTGGTTATTTTCGGAGCTTCGGTGTTGGTGTACTGCATCATGTATCTGCTGCCGGGTGATCCGGTCCTGCTCATGCTGGACCCGTCATCGGCAACACCCGAGATGATTCAGAACCTGCGGGTTCAGCTTGGTCTGGATCAGCCGTTTTACATTCAGTTTGCCCACTATTTCGGAGACATGTTGCGTGGGGATTTCGGCAAATCCATGATCAATTCCGACCCGGTACTGCCCAAGATACTGGAACATTTCCCGGCCACACTGGCACTCACCGCGCTCAGCTCGATCATAGCGATAACCATCGGCATTACGCTCGGCGTACTGTCTGCCATTCATCGTAATGGCGTGATTGATTTCATCGCCCGGCTCGTTGGATTGTTTGGCATCTCCATGCCGACCTTCTGGACCGGCATTCTGTTGATTTTGTTATTCTCGGTACAGCTTGGCTGGTTCCCGGCGATGGGTTCCGATGGGTTCAGTTCATTGGTACTTCCAGCTGCAACACTGGGGATCGTCGGTGCGGGTTTCATCGTTCGTATGGTGCGTAACAGCATGCTGGAAGTGGTGAATGAACCCTTTATCGTGGCATTGCGAGCCAAGGGGCTTACAGAGCGAACGATTATGTACGTTCATGCATTGCGAAATGCGCTGATTCCTGCGGTGACGGTGATTGGCATGTTGATCGGTGATCTGCTCGCAGGAACCGTTGTGGTGGAGACCGTCTTCTCTAGACAGGGGATCGGCAGAATCATCGCGGATGCGTTGATGGCCAAAGACCTGCCTGTCGTGCAGGGAGTTGTCTTTTTTACAGCGATTATCTATGTCGTGTTGAATTTACTGGTGGATATCTCTTATGCGTACATTGATCCCCGAGTTAGGCGTGCAGTCCGAACGTGA